The stretch of DNA ACCCAAATAAATATGAGTGCAAGCAATTTCTGCTGTATATTCCAAACAACATCATCTTCATCTCTACAATGCACTCAATTCCAACCATTTTCATTACCATTTCCTCTATTTTCTTCAAAGTTTAAAACTTTATCACAAACCCACCATAAGATTGTAAATGACAATCTTACCCTTGTAAAATCCCTTCAATTTCATGGTGAAGTTGAGGAGATTATCTCTCCTTCTCTTCAAGAAATTGAGGAATTAGTTGAAGAAGTGAGTGATTTTGATGACCCAGATGAGAATTTTGATGACCCAGATGAAATTTCTTCTGTTAATGATGAAGAACATGAACAAAAAGTTGCAGAAATGGAGGAGGAAGATGAAGAGGAAGAGAACAATAGGTTTAAGCTCAGAAATGGCAAAGAGGTTTTCTTTTGATTTTCATTCCATATTTCCTTTGAATTTGATAAGattatgttactccgacactttaCTTTAGTTACGTGTCCCGTGTCCAGCACTTGAAGTGTCCGACATGACAGGATACTTCGACatttcattttagaccaaaaaaattgaaaacttgGCCTTAAATGAACATTGACTCTTGAAGCCAAGTTGAAGTAAACATAGaattgagaattttttttttctttatttttatttttattgagcTTAGATATAATGTGCTACAGTGCTAGTGTGTTTTAGAGTTGTAGTAACATATGGGTTTCTAAAATTTGTAGTGAAAAGACCATGTAGCTTACTAATTTACCTCCTAGAATTTTTAATGTATGTATTAGCCCCTTAGTGGTTGGTTGGCACTGGGTAAGATTTCGTACATCCGACTCCACTGTACCTGCTATTTGCAGGAGCCCTTGAGGCAATGGATAATGTTGATGTTTACTCCCTAACTTGGGAAAGTTATTGCTTATACTTCTGCAGAAGTTCAAAAAAATTTGTGTAAAGAGTAAATATTAGTATTTCAGGTTCTTGCTTATACTTTGGTGATACTTCTGCAGACTGCAGAAGTTTAAATAACTTTGATGATTCGGAGCTAAAAGTTTAAATAAAACTGCATCAGAGTGAAGTTATTGCTTATACCTCTGCAGAAGTTTGTGTCCTAAATATTGGAGTAATATTTCAGGTTCTTGCTGAAAAAGCTTATCTTGTTGGTGTGGAACAAAAAGGCGTAAAAGTGGATTCTTTCGGAATAGAGGATTCCCTGGATGAGTTAGCTCAACTCGCTGACACTGCCGGGCTTCAGATTGTTGGCTGTACTCATCAAAAGTGAGTATGTGGTGAAATTGTCTTCTGCATAGTGGCCTTTTGTTTGTGTAATTCTCCCTTTGTCCcgttcatttgttgtcctattccatttttgggtatctcagtcaattgttgtcctttctattttaagaatgaacttgatgagcaatttgatcattcacactcaatttggtccacttgtcatttagtaattggctccctcctctttccttggtctttgtgccaaaaccaaaggacaacaagtTACGACTGAAGTGAAGGGCACTGAGCCACTGAGTGCGCTCACTTTTTTCCCTGCTATTTGATTATAAGCAAAATGCATGTTAAGTGTGCTGCTAGGAAGGTGATATTATCGTCCAATTAGGAGAGCGGTCACTGGCCAATGCTGAAAGACACGACTTTGGAGCAGTGCTATGTGATCATAGATTGTTTACCTTGTAGATAATTCCGGCTTTCTTGATAAGGGTTAATCCAAAACAGTTTGTTTCTCCATCGACAAAAAAATACTTACTTTCTGCCAAGTACAATTTTTGACATCACTTTCAGTTTGTGATGTCTCAGTTGGCCAAACGACATGACCTTCTGATTTATCATTCAGGCTTGCTGCTCCAAATCCAAGAACATATATTGGCTCTGGAAAAGTCGCCGAGATCAAAAGTGCAATTCATGCACTGGATGTTGAGACAGTGATATTTGATGACGAGCTTTCACCAGGGTAAGAACTTTAATACCTTGTCTTAGTTTAAAAAAACGCGCCTTGGACAAGCTTAAGGGCAAGGCTTAGTGATGTCTTGGTCCCCTTTATCGATAAGGTGCAGCTAGCAAGGTGCACCACAATGCAATTTCACATTTATTTCTTTCTAGTTCTTTTTTATACCCTTCTCCTTGCCACATTCGTAGCTTTGCTCCGTTTTTTGTTTGCCCTCTTTAAAATCCAAAAGGGATTTTGAATGAACAAAAATGTATTTTGAGAATAATATTTCTTTCCAAAAATAGAACCCTATGAACCTCAAGTCTTCGCCTCAGGCTTTTCTGGTACTGTAAATGTGGATCTGTTTGTTAGGCCCTAAATATCGACTTATTGCAGACAATTGCGTAATTTGGAGAAAGCTTTTGGCGGAGATGTTAGGGTCTGTGACCGAACAGCTTTGATTCTAGACATTTTCAACCAGAGAGCAGCAACACACGAAGCTGCTTTACAGGTAAAATCCCATTTTACCAAATCATGAAAGACAATTTTATCGATGTCTTGTCTGCTGAGGATATGATTAACTCCCCCCTCTAAGGTTGCACTGGCTCAAATGGAATACCAATTACCGCGGTTAACAAGAATGTGGTCTCACTTGGAGCGGCAATCTGGAGGGCAGGTGAAAGGTATGGGTGAGAAACAGATTGAGGTGGACAAACGTATTCTTCGAGACCAAGTAAGTAGAATTTGCTGCATGTTCAGGTCCATCCCAAGATAACTTCTAAAATTTAATATAATCTTATTCCAAAACATAATAATAGTTCATCGATTCTGAGTACTTCTATTATTGATCATTTCTGGTAGATTGGAGTACTAAAAAAAGAGCTGGAATCTGTTAGACGGCATCGAAAACTTTATAGGAGTCGGCGTGTTTCCGTACCAATTCCTGTTGTATCTTTAGTAAGTTGATTTCTGCCTTTTTTTTTAGCATTCAAAATTTTATTCGATTGCATATTCAAAGAAAATGACCAAGTCTGTTTCTGTCATCCAAAAACAAAGGTAGGGTACACAAATGCTGGAAAGAGTACTTTGTTAAACCGTTTGACTGGAGCCGATGTTCTTGCTGAGGATCGATTGTTCGCTACACTTGATCCAACAACAAGAAGGGTTCAGGTAGTTGAATTTGAGTTTATTTCTCTGTTATATCTGTATTTAATTTTGCAAGATCGTAATTTTGTTTCATTGTGCCATGCACAACCAAAATGATGGCAAGCGGATCTTCATTTGATTATATGAATATATTACGGATTTTTGTTAAGACCTTTTGTTGTTTTAACCTGGATTTCagatgaaaaatgggaaggagtTTTTGCTGACCGACACTGTTGGGTTTATTCAAAAACTACCTACTACGCTGGTGTGTTCTCGTCTCTTTTTGCGATGTATGTCGCATACTCACATATCTTGTTCTCCGTGTTAATTATATAGACTTCTTGCAGGTTGCTGCCTTCAGAGCTACGCTGGAGGAAATAGCAGAGTCGTTACTTCTGGTGCATGTGGTGGATATAAGGTATATTTTGACTTCATATTTACCTCGAAACATTCAACCTTCATCATATAACCATTATTTTGTGTTTCAGCCATCCTTTGGCGGAGCAACAGATAGATGCAGTGGATAAAGTTTTGTCGGAATTGGATGTTTCCTCAATACCAATATTGACAGTTTGGAACAAGGTATTCACCAGTCTGACCTTATAATGATGACAAAAATCCTGAAATGTTTTGCGCTCGGCTTACATGGGTCATCATTTAAAACCGTCAATAAGATGTAAGATAATGAAGAAAAAACACGCTTAGAATGGCAGAAAATCAGAAACTAATCTGACTGCATGACCGGCTGCAAAATTGCAGTACAGAGTTATTGAATAGtgatttttaacatgtttaccGACCAAAATAGTCCATCTCTGCTTTGGTAAGCTCTATATTTATTTGCAGATGATAAGTAATAGTTAACTGCTGTTATCAGGTTGATAGGGTAAGTGATCCAGAGAAAATTAGGGCTGAAGTAGAAAGACGAGGGGACGTTGTTTGTGTATCAGCTATGACTGGTGATGGACTAAATGACTTCTGCAATGCTATTCAGGAGAAGTTGAAGGTAAGTCGTCTTATGTTCTCTACTGTCACAAACAATCTACATTTGATGCTTAAACATGTACTCCGGGTATTACTCCCTCTCAATCATTTGGGTGTGTTTCCTTTTTAAGAGACGGATCAGAATATACAATCACGAGCTTACCTTAACCTCACATCCCATTTCCTAGACACGTACTCTTTCCGTCTGagtcatttgtttgccttttatATTCATTCTTATACTGTTTATGAATTGTATTCTATAACAGGATTCTATGGTATGGGTTGAGGCGCTCATTCCGTTTGACAAAGGAGAACTTCTCAGTAGCATCCATCAAATTGGGATGGTTGAAAAAACTGTGAGTTGTTCTACTGCACTTCCCATGCTGTTATCAGTCGAAGCTTAGTTCATGACTTTCGCATAAAAAATTCCTAGCCTTCCAACAGATAATTACTGTAAAATTTCGCGTACCATATTTGGGGCAATAGTGCCGCATTCATTTTTCTGTAGATTGTTCTTAAACATAGGAATCACAGTATTTAATCCGGGACATGATACTTCATTGGCCATATTTGGGCACGACGACCAAGATTAGGCCATGACGACTGATCCCAAATCAAAAATGAACCCGATTTTTAGAACCATGCATAGGATTTAATACCGAGATGAATGAACACTGATTTCAGGAATACTTGGAAAACGGGACACTCGTAAAAGCATATGTACCACTTCGCCTGGCTAGGCAACTTACTCCGATGAGGCAGTTATGTGTGTAACCATAGATTTCCACTATACACCGTCGAGGTTTTACACGTAAGTTCCATTCTTGAACCTCTTTCTGTATTAGAGGATGCTGACATGGGACCGATATCAGCTGTAGTATTTAGCTGTAAAGATGAAAGTTTTTCGAGGTAATTCAACATTTTCTGTAATTCTATATCTGTACATAGATTAACTGTCTGTATATACCTCATATACTTTCTGGAGCTGTTCAAATTTAAATCAGTGAGAAATCATGTTGTACAGACTGACCGACAAATTTTATGAATCTCGCAGCATCAGACTGCCTTCGATAATATTATCATCAGACTGATGCCAAAAACTCGAAATTCCTCTCGTATTCTCATTTTCAAAGTTGAAAAATACGATTTTCAAAAATTTATTAGTGGATGACCGACAAATTTTATGAATCTCGCAGTACTTTTTAGTGAAAATTTAGCGATTTTTGAAAATCTCGCTATGGTTCTTAACGGTATTTGCCAACGACTCTTTTCCCTTGTTTGACGATATTGTCGCTCTATTATTGTTTGGATGATATCTTTGGGTACGTTTGCATATGGTGCATGGAATCACCCATAGCTCGTTGGTTACATACTTACATTGATCAAGTCAAGGCTATAAAACTAGGAAACACACTAGACACCAAAAGTAGTTTCTACCATTATGTCACATGAAGCAAATTTTCAAACTTCATTGAAAACTATTTGGAATTATCTTGAGGTTTATTGATGCAAGCCATGGGATTCGAGACTCGAACGCAAAGTACATCCATAATTTTACGTACTCAAGTCATCAAGTGTAGCTATCATGCATGGCCGAGTTTTTGTAGCCAGTAATCAATCATCTTCGGCTAGAACGGAGTAACTGTAAACCTGGTAACACtgacccgacacgaataacctcAGCCGCACCCGTATTGAGGACCTGAatttgacccgaaacccgaattaacccgacctaTCCAACCCGACTGAAGGTTTATTGTTTCTTATTGACCGTCAGCCCCAAATAAGTTGATAACAACCAACCCGAAAATGATCTGAACTCGAAATGGCCCTACCCGACCCGAGCTTTTGCAAACCCGGGAAAGACCTGACCCAAATTAACACTTGTACCCGATCTGATTGACCCATTTGTCAGGTCTAGAGGTAAGACTGCCTTACGCTAGGACGGAAAATAGACTCAAGATTTCCAGAGAATTATATCACAAGTCCGAGCTCTCGCTACTTTAAACACGATAACAATGCTCAAATTATATCATAACCTCGAATCGGGTCAATAGGGTCAATAACAATGAAACCTAACTGTTGGGAAAAACTCGTATTTCCCTCTTTGTGTAATTAcgggaaaaataaataaatagtgaATAAAATAATTAGACAAAGACACGATAGAATTTTTGGTTACGCGGAAAAACCCAAATAGGTAAACAACCGCGGGACGAGTAGTCCAATTCTTCCACTATAATATTTGTAGTAGGATAACAAGTCGTCACCTTAATTAGGTGGATATCTCTCACTATTAATAATGGTTTTTTTCTCTCACAAAACTCtcacaataataatactaattattGTGGATTAATAATATATGTTTTTGTGTTTCTTGTGATTGACGAAATAAGCTCTCTAATCTCATGTATATATAGGTGATCATGAGAGAGTAACATATGCTACTTCCTTAATAGCTCAAATGAATGTTTCGAGAAAAAAGAACATACCTCGGATGTATTACCTTTAActtttttgtttttgagcatatatatatattttttgagcttattacctcaaactttatttgtttttgagcatatttatttatttatttttagcttattaaaatttataagttcgattttaattttttttccatcaaaactcaaattttactaaatttatatgtaatgtttttgagttttattgtaattttttagagcttaatgtttaagtgaataaactcagaaactttattgtaaaactcaaaatttttaaaacaaaactcaattttttttttttaatggtgATCATGAGAGAGTTTTTGTGTATTGAAGAAATAAACGCATATATAGGTGATCATGAGAGAGTAACATATGCTACTTCGGTACTTACTTAATCACAAATTCAAATGAAATGTTTCTCATACATTCATTCAATAAGGAGTTTTTGTGTATTAAAGAAATGAACGCATCAACCATTCAATAGACGAGTTTCATCTTATGTGAAACATCTTGATTCACTTATTGTGTTAACTCCCTTAATTAAAGAGAGAATAACCCAACACTAACCTTAACAAAAATGTTTCAATAATTGGAAGTTGTTACCTTGGAGCAGGTAAAACTATAACACTAGAGATTACATACCAAATGAAGCAGATAAATCATATTGAAATAGTCACAACATGGTCTCATCACATCTCAATTCAGGAAATTGGATTTGGTAAAGAATATAGAGTTGTTATTTTCATCATCATATCACCTTTTTCATCTTCTATATATATCTTCCATTTTATTAAACAAAATATCAACAGTTTCGAAACCAAAAACATAAAAATATTAAAAGTGTGAATATTATCATGGCAACTTTAAAAATGTTCAAGGCTTTAATGGTGTTATTGTCTATACTCACAATCACCTTAGCAAATCCTGGTGCCGGGTTCGGGTTTGGCTGGGGTACCGGTGGTGGCTCGAGTTACGACTCTTTATCCTTAGACTTCTATGATACTTCATGTCCTCAGGCAAATGAGATTGTCTTGTCAGTCCTTGAGAGTGCCATTGCGGAAGACCCTCGTATGGCCGCCTCGTTGCTTAGGCTACATTTCCATGACTGCTTCGTCAAGGTACCGTAACAATTTaacttaatttatcattattacaaagtaagacggttttacaaaaaaaaatcgaaattATCAATGGATAACatagttgttgtttttttttttcatataggGGTGTGATGGTTCGGTATTACTAGATGATACATCTTCATTTGTGAGCGAGAAAAGTGCGAACCCAAACGCCAATTCCTTGAGAGGTTTTGAGGTGATCGACGAGATCAAAGCACAAATAGAAGAAGTGTGCCCTGAGACGGTCTCGTGTGCAGATATTGTGGCCTTAGCTGCACGAGGTTCCACCGTTCTGGTGAGCACGATACCTTAAACAACCTAGACACTTCCTTTTGCAAATATTTGACTCGTCTTAAGGTTTAAGACGGATActtccgtcttaaacaagaattttgTGTTCAGCTAATCATTTGAGCTAATTATACAGAGTGGAGGACCTTACTGGGAGCTACCATTAGGAAGAAGGGACTCAAAGGCAGCATACTTCAAGCTTGCTAACGCTACTCTTCCTGCTCCTATTTTCACTGTCCAACAGCTTGTTCAAAACTTCAAATCTCACGGTCTCGATGAAGTCGATCTTGTTGCTCTTTCAGGTCAGTTATTTAGACTCTACTAAGAATTTCAGATagtataatggcattaaaaatcaatttcaactgtcaaaaaaaaaaatcaatttcagGTCATCCATAATTTCAAATTCAGTAGTCAATGCCCTAATTTCGGTGATACGGTGATACCGTCTCAAAATGAGATCACGATAACCTCCAAAACCTTTACAAATCGCtcactagtttttttttttttaaagaaaaatcGTGTCCTTACGGGTATTGTTGAGAAAATATACTTTAAAGCATACTCCCTCCGATTTTTATGAGTTGACCTATTTGTTTAAAATAACCCTCACAAATCTTAAAAAGTAGGGCAGTTATACAGAATCGGAGGGAATACTACCGGTTTTTTTTTCCGTAACTCGAAATAATTTATGGATATCAAAATGGTGAATATGATATAGGAGGACACACAATAGGAATGTCAAAATGTTCAAGCTTTAAGAAGAGACTATACAACCAAAATGGAAAAAGTCAGCCAGATGTAAGCCTAGAAAGAGCATTCTTAACTGAACTAAAGTCAACATGCCCTTCATCTGGAGGAGACAACCTCCTTTCTCCAATGGATTATGCAACACCAAGAGCCTTTGATAATACCTACTTCAAGCTTGTTTTAGGAGGAAGAGGACTTCTCTTTTCGGATCAACAACTTTTCTCCGGTAATTTTCCGAATGTTGCTCAAATGGTTAAGGCTTTTGCTCAAGATGAGATccttttctttaatcactttgcTAAATCTATGGTTAAGATGGGAAACTTGAGCCCACTCTTGGGGAGCGACGGGGAAGTTCGGAAGAATTGTCGTCTCGTTAATGATAATTAAGGAGTAGTCGGGAAATTTGGAAGAATTGTCgtgttaattattattaatgagTGAAGTACTCTGTAGTAATTAGGGTATTATTTGGAATTATGATTTGATCAAATTGATGGTAATtgtgaatggtttaatttagctTCCCGATTAGGTGTAAGTCGGGTTATTGTGGTTTGTGAAATCTTATTATTAAGTATTTGTTGTAATGAAATTCTTATGAAATAAGAAAAGTAGTGTGTTACCCAAAACTTGCAAATTTGTATAACAAGCCTATATTTCACTTTATCTGAAAGAATCAATTCTATCAGCGATAAATcccgagattttttttttttttttttttttgacagtagGAGAAAAATCCCGAGATTAGAATCATAATTTAATCAAACTCCCAGAGACATTCTAACAGAGTAGTGTATGACTTCAACGATTCTTGTTTCCTGAACGTACCTAAAACTTGCTGTCGAAAATGACTTCAATATCTTGAATCTTCAGTAGAAAACATTCACTGATATGATCAAGCCCTGTGGTTGTGTCTTTCATCCACGAGAATCTGTTTACTGCGAGCTTTCAAAACCTGTAAGCAATAAATCATGGCCAAAAACGACGAGGATCAACGCCTAAAGTATATGATCACAATTGCTGCTTTTTACATTAATGAGTATCAGTCCAATTAGTCTATCATAAGACCGTCTCCTGTTCATACCGTGAGACCAAACCATTTAAATATGAACCTCACCCATGAACCCATATCCACTAACTTAAAGAATGACTGTCCCATATTTTTTCTTATATGGGTCAATCTCAGGATAACATTATCATGAGGTCTTCTGGTACGAAAATTGGTGGTGTcggaaaatttgagtgaatttcaTACCTCGTTTTCCCATCCACGTCTCAGTGTAATTACGGACAGGAGCAATATCTGAGTTACACTCCCTCCAAGCATCCCAAACCAGATTCCCTGATAAAAACAAGCATTCTGTCAGAAATTCAACTGAGAAATTGGAAATAATACagtatgttttttttattataaaatgtgTGAAGGGAGACGAGAGCGGTTCAATTCATGAGTACCATTTATCATGACTTTAACGTAGCTTACATTAGCAACGATTATTACTAGAGTTAATAACCGCAAACTACATATAGAATTCCATATTTACCTTGTATCCAAAGTCTAGCACCCGTCCTATGAAAATACCGAGAGGCAAGCCCACCAGGTAATAGCTTCCAATGTTTACAGATGCCGCCACTGCTTGCCAACCGGATCCAACTGCGATGCCTGATAAGGATCGTATAATTAGGGACAGTGGCAGATCTTGGAGCAAAAATTAAAGGCGACAAGGTTTGGACATTAGTCCTCAAGTTTGAAACGTCAACAAATAAGCCATTGAGCCAAGGGGACTAACTGGCTAagtaatattttatgtgaatatatATAAATTTAAAAAGTTTGCTCGGCAAAACTATGATCCGCCTAAGTAAGGCCATCAAACACCACGGTAGTACCCTCCCTCCCTCGAATGCTGCAGTATTTAACGAATCGAGGAAGCCTAGGATATGGTCAGTATTAGATGTTACTCTCATTGTTCTTGAATGATTGTCCTACTTTCCTTGTCAGGCGTCGCAAGTTTATTGTCCTTTAAAACACAAAATATCTCACTTTCAAATGTTTCACGCGAGAATGTCCAAGTTACTGCAATGTCATGGATAATTAGATAGCAACCGTTGAGAGATGGAGATTGAGTAGTACCTAAGAATACTGGAGGAATGCTATTTAGAAGAATGGTCGAACCCAATAGAAGAGCTAGCTCGCTGACGAGGGAGATCACCGATGAGTTTGGTGTAAATATCGTCGCTAGCTTGCCCGGGATTACCATGACTAGTAAGAAGAACATCAGTCCAAGGACTAGGGATGTCATCAGGCACACCTTAGCTGCAAATTTAGCGCCATTGGCATTTCCTGCTCCCAACTCGATGGCTACTCGTGCCCTGTGTAACAAGTATGGAATACTTGTGAGTAGAAATGAAAGAGCTGTGTAATAGCATTCATGTACTCCATATGAGCAGATGGCTCACTAGCCCGGCTCGCGGCTGGTTAAGTTATCGAGTGGTGGCACTCATAATCCGGGTTTGAAATAAATACATATCATGACCGGCTTTGTGGGTCCTTTTACACCaagaatatatatatattgagGTATAGGATATCTGACAGCATACCCAGTAGCAGCTAATATTCCAAGTGGAACCATGGACTCCCAGCCAAAAAGTGTGACACTgttattgtcaaaaaaaaattaCACTCAGTACTAAGTTTCGAGTAGAGAATTGGCAGAAATGCAACGAGTATTAGAGAGCAAGAACCAAAGAACTAGATCCAACCATATTGAGAGAGCGTCAACTGCCGAGTTACCAGCATTCCCAGAAGCCACTACCAGCATCCTATAATACAGGTTCTCCAATCTACAAAGACAAATTCACATCGCACAATCAGGCAGTAGACGACCTAGTTCACAGATAATAActgtaaataatttttttttttttttgggttatttGTTGTCTTGGGTATAGGAAAATAAACTCCGCCTCTGAGTGTTTTTGGGCATTCACTGCCGGTCCCAAGCCCGGAGAAAGGAGGAGGGTTGCGGTAGGTCTGTGGCAGCCAGCATAAAAAATTGGTCACATtttatgtcagccgaccccaaatcattttgggattaaggctctgatgttgttgttgttgttgttgtagtgtaTAGGGAAATAAAGCGAACTCTCCGCACAGAGCATGAGATATGATGCACAGATCATGCAACGCTGTAAGGGAGGATTCTATTGATCACAGGTGGATATGACCATTGATGACTTGATGCTGATAAATTGACCAAATCGTGAATACAACAATGGCTAAAAAACTGCAGAAATGGCATTTTAGAAATGTGGAACTAAAATACCTACAAGACCATGACACCAGAAGCGATGGCTAGCTTGAAGAAGTCCCACAGTTCCTCAAAGGCTTGCCGAGAGAAACCAGTCCATGTGGCAGGACACCCTCCATAAACAATATACCCAAATAGTATTACCACTGAAAGCCACCAGGAAAAATCTAGAATAAGAGCAGCCCCAATTATACCGACGCCAAGCTTATACACAAAAAGCCAGCTAAGAACGGCATGGACAACCAAAGCCATAGCAGCAGACCAAGCAATCACCGTCGTTTTAAGTTGACTCTGTAAGAACCTTTGCATTGAGAATTGAAATACAAAGCTCAAGTGCATAGGGATCAACCACTTAGCCACAAACCCAGTTCGTTCTGCGACTTCAACTGATTGGCCAAGGATCTTCAATAGAGGTGACGCAAATATGAACATGGGCAGCAACAAAATAGAACAGCAAAAGAGTACTACACATGAACGCTGCATGTAGATGCCTAACATGTGGTGTTGTCTTGCACCATAGGCTTGCCCGCACAATGTCTCCAATGCAGTTGCCATTCCTAACTATAAATCACAACACACGACAAACAACAAAAAGTGCATTATTGACTTTATTGACGAAAGGGATAAAGCATACAAGGAAGCTCCTTAGCTTTCCACAAAAGAAAATTGATTGCCTAAGTCGTTTTCTCAAACATGCTTGTGCGCTATTTATAAACCACACCGGATTGACCAGAAACAAGCACCATCAAACAAAGACAGAGCTTTGTTATTCAGTACCTTACTATGCCTTACCCATGAAGCTGAAAAATAATGGTAGAAGGATAGCATTATATAGCGTAAACATCAAAACGCAAACAGGGCGTTTGGTATCAAGTACGGAGTGGGAATGGCAATGAATCGTCATTCTCAGTAAACAACCTCGCATGTGC from Silene latifolia isolate original U9 population chromosome 10, ASM4854445v1, whole genome shotgun sequence encodes:
- the LOC141604795 gene encoding uncharacterized protein LOC141604795; protein product: MSASNFCCIFQTTSSSSLQCTQFQPFSLPFPLFSSKFKTLSQTHHKIVNDNLTLVKSLQFHGEVEEIISPSLQEIEELVEEVSDFDDPDENFDDPDEISSVNDEEHEQKVAEMEEEDEEEENNRFKLRNGKEVLAEKAYLVGVEQKGVKVDSFGIEDSLDELAQLADTAGLQIVGCTHQKLAAPNPRTYIGSGKVAEIKSAIHALDVETVIFDDELSPGQLRNLEKAFGGDVRVCDRTALILDIFNQRAATHEAALQVALAQMEYQLPRLTRMWSHLERQSGGQVKGMGEKQIEVDKRILRDQIGVLKKELESVRRHRKLYRSRRVSVPIPVVSLVGYTNAGKSTLLNRLTGADVLAEDRLFATLDPTTRRVQMKNGKEFLLTDTVGFIQKLPTTLVAAFRATLEEIAESLLLVHVVDISHPLAEQQIDAVDKVLSELDVSSIPILTVWNKVDRVSDPEKIRAEVERRGDVVCVSAMTGDGLNDFCNAIQEKLKDSMVWVEALIPFDKGELLSSIHQIGMVEKTEYLENGTLVKAYVPLRLARQLTPMRQLCV
- the LOC141604800 gene encoding protein DETOXIFICATION 26-like, with translation MIDPRIKAQKIMEEKHHPLLLQNNSEDGNAKQSNLGMKETWEEVKKVWKIAGPSIFCRVAMFALTIITQSLAGHLSDLDLAAFSIVTTLLISISFGFLLGMATALETLCGQAYGARQHHMLGIYMQRSCVVLFCCSILLLPMFIFASPLLKILGQSVEVAERTGFVAKWLIPMHLSFVFQFSMQRFLQSQLKTTVIAWSAAMALVVHAVLSWLFVYKLGVGIIGAALILDFSWWLSVVILFGYIVYGGCPATWTGFSRQAFEELWDFFKLAIASGVMVLLENLYYRMLVVASGNAGNSAVDALSICVTLFGWESMVPLGILAATGARVAIELGAGNANGAKFAAKVCLMTSLVLGLMFFLLVMVIPGKLATIFTPNSSVISLVSELALLLGSTILLNSIPPVFLGIAVGSGWQAVAASVNIGSYYLVGLPLGIFIGRVLDFGYKGIWFGMLGGSVTQILLLSVITLRRGWENEVLKARSKQILVDERHNHRA
- the LOC141604801 gene encoding peroxidase 9 codes for the protein MATLKMFKALMVLLSILTITLANPGAGFGFGWGTGGGSSYDSLSLDFYDTSCPQANEIVLSVLESAIAEDPRMAASLLRLHFHDCFVKGCDGSVLLDDTSSFVSEKSANPNANSLRGFEVIDEIKAQIEEVCPETVSCADIVALAARGSTVLSGGPYWELPLGRRDSKAAYFKLANATLPAPIFTVQQLVQNFKSHGLDEVDLVALSGGHTIGMSKCSSFKKRLYNQNGKSQPDVSLERAFLTELKSTCPSSGGDNLLSPMDYATPRAFDNTYFKLVLGGRGLLFSDQQLFSGNFPNVAQMVKAFAQDEILFFNHFAKSMVKMGNLSPLLGSDGEVRKNCRLVNDN